CCTTGGAAAATTCAGCGATCGCTTTATCCAGAAGGTGAAGAAATTTGCCATTGCATCTTATTACATACCGCAGGTGGTTTAGTTGGCGGCGATCGCTTATCTGCAAAAATCCATCTCCAACCTCACACCCAAGCGCTACTTACAACTGCGACTGCCAGTAAAATCTACCGCAGCAATGGCGAAGAATCGCAGCAAAATATACATATTCATATTGATGAAGGGGCGAGTTTAGAATGGTTCCCTCAAGAAACGATCGCCTTTGCTGAATCACAGTATCGTCAAACAACAAGAATCGAACTTGGACAAGATGCAACTTGCACTATGTGGGAAATCGTGAGGTTTGGACGTACTGCGCGGGGCGAGAAATTTATTGATGGTAATTGGCGATCGCATACAGAGGTATGGCGTGACGGTTGTCCATTATGGATTGATCGGCAATACCTGACGGGAAATATTGAGATGTTAGGAAGTCCTAATGGATTAAATAACTATGCGATCGCTGCTAGTTTTATTTTTGTTGGTGCAACCATTGATACAGAACTAATTGCCAATATTCGTTCTATATGGGAGCAGGGAAACTATGATGGCATGTCGGGAGTAACGCGATCGCTAGCAGGTTTAGTTTGTCGCTATTGTGGTGATTCTTCTAGCGATGCGCGTAAATGGTTTCAGCAAATTTGGCAACTTTTGCGTGTATCCTATAAAAATAGAGCAATATGCATACCACGAGTTTGGTAGATATTTTGAGCTGTACTTCAATACAACTCAAAACACGAGTAAATGTATACCTAGAGTTTGGTAATTATTCATGCAGCTAACGCCTCAAGAAAAAGATAAATTGCTAATTTTTACCGCTGCCCTTCTAGCAGAGCGTCGAAAGGCTAAGGGGTTGAAGTTAAATTATCCCGAAGCGATCGCTTTCATTACCGCAGAAATCATGGAAGGAGCAAGAGAAGGTCGGACTGTCGCCGAATTAATGTCCTATGGAGCAACATTGCTCACTCGTGATGATGTGATGGAAGGCATCTCGGAAATGATCCATGATGTGCAAGTGGAAGCAACTTTTCCTGATGGAACTAAGCTTGTAACCGTACATCAACCGATTCGCTAAAATATATCTATAGATAATTTTGGAGGTTTGAGATGATCGCGATCGCTGAAACACAAGGATCACAAATTAAATCAAAGTTGACTTATGAACAATTTGTAGGGTTACGTCTTACAGATGGTCGTTATGAATTTGTTGATGGAGAGATAGTTAAGGTGGTAAATACCAGACAGCATGAAGATGTTATTGCTTTTGCTTACAAAAAATTTGATCAAGAAATTGATAAATTAAATTTAGATTTTGTAGTACGTCAAAATGTAAGTATAAGAACGACAAAATCTAACGGTGCAAAGCAAAGTAGAATTCCCGATCTTAGTGTCATTGACCGAGAATTTTGGCGATCCAATCCATCTGATTATTCTCCTTTGCAAAAGCCAATTCAATTAGCTGTAGAAGTAACTTCAAATAATTGGGACGATGATTATATTGATAAGTTTGAGGAGTATCAGCGGTTGGGTATTCCTGAATATTGGATTGTGGATTATTTGGCGATCGCTAGTCGTGAGTTTTTAGGTAATCCTAAAATCCCCACTGTATTTGTAAATTTACTTGATGAAAATGGCAAATATCAGACTTCTAAATTTACAGGAGAAGACAAAATTATTTCTCGAACTTTTCCTGAATTAGACTTAACTGCTGCTGAGATTCTAAATATTTAAAAAAGGAGACAAAATTATGATTGTTGGTGAAATAATTGCTCTAGAAGGTGATATTGAATTAAATGCTGGGCGCGAGGTGATTACTCTCAAAGTTGGTAATTCAGGCGATCGCCCGATCCAAGTAGGTTCGCATTATCACTTTTATGAGACTAATCGCGCTTTGATATTTGATCGCGATCGCGCTAAGGGCACACACCTTGATATTCCTGCGGGTACTTCTATCCGTTTTGAGCCAGGCGATGAGAAAGATGTAAACCTTGTGCCTTATGTGGGTACTCGCGAGATTTATGGATTTAATGCCTTAGTTGAAGGCAAATTGGAGAATTAAAAATTATGAGTTATAGAATGTCTCGCCGCGCCTATGCGGAAACCTATGGACCTACAGTTGGTGACAAGGTTCGTTTAGCTGATACAGAATTATTTATCGAAGTAGAACGCGACTATACTACCTATGGTGATGAAGTCAAATTTGGTGGTGGCAAGGTGATTCGCGATGGCATGGGACAATCACCAATTACCAATGCCAATGGAGCCGTAGATGTCGCGATTACTAATGCCCTAATTCTTGATTGGTGGGGAGTTGTTAAAGCTGATGTTGGGATTAAAGATGGCAAGATTGTGGCGATCGGTAAGGCGGGAAATCCTTATATTCAGGACAATGTAAATATTATCATCGGCGCTGGAACAGAAATCATTGCAGGAGAAGGTCGCATTCTCACCGCAGGAGGCATTGATAGCCATATCCATTTTATCTGTCCGCAGCAAATCGAAGTAGCGATCGCATCTGGCATCACGACCATGATCGGTGGTGGTACGGGGCCAGCCGTTGGTTCTAATGCTACGACTTGTACTCCAGGCCCTTGGAATATTTATCGGATGTTGCAATCTGCTGATGCCTTTCCGATGAATATAGGATTTTCGGGCAAGGGAAATAGCAGTAAACCTGAGGGCTTAATCGAACAGGTGGAAGCTGGGGTAATCGGTTTGAAACTCCATGAAGATTGGGGAACTACGCCTGCGACTATTGATACTTGCTTAAGTGTTGCTGATGAATATGATGTGCAAGTTGCGATTCATACCGACACACTTAATGAAGCAGGATTTGTGGAAGATACGATCGCAGCATTCAAGAATCGTGTAATTCATACCTATCACACAGAAGGTGCTGGCGGCGGTCATGCTCCTGACATCATCAAAATCTGCGGTGAAGCGAATGTCCTTCCCTCTTCGACTAATCCAACTCGTCCTTACACCTTAAACACCTTAGATGAACATCTAGACATGTTGATGGTTTGTCACCACCTCGATCCTAGTATTGCTGAAGATGTCGCCTTTGCTGAGTCACGCATTCGGCGCGAGACGATCGCCGCCGAAGATATTCTCCATGATCTCGGTGCGTTTAGTATGATTTCCTCTGATTCTCAAGCAATGGGTCGAGTCGGTGAAGTGATCATCAGAACTTGGCAAACTGCGCATAAGATGAAAGTCCAAAGAGGTGTTCTTTCTGGGACTGGAGGATCAGTATGCGCCGACAATTTTCGAGCTCAAAGATATATCGCCAAATATACGATTAATCCTGCTATTACTCATGGTATTTCCGAATATGTCGGCTCCATTGAAGTTGGCAAAATTGCCGATCTAGTTCTTTGGCATCCTGCCTTTTTTGGTGTGAAGCCAGAAATGGTAATTAAGGGCGGTTTTATCGCATGGGCGCAGATGGGTGATGCGAATGCCAGTATTCCTACACCGCAGCCTGTGTATATGCGTCCAATGTTTGGTAGTTATGGTGGTGCGATCGCAAAGACATCTTTCACTTTCCTGTCACAAATTGCGATCGAGCGTGGCATTCCTAGCCAGTTGGCATTGAAGAAACAGGCGCTTGCAGTTAAAGGGACAAGAAATATCAGTAAGCTCGATATGAAACTGAATGATGCTTTGCCGCATATGGAAGTTGATTCAGAAACCTATGAAGTAAGAGCTGATGGTGAATTGTTAACCTGCGAGCCTGCATCAGTGTTGCCAATGGCGCAGCGATATTTCTTGTTCTAAAATTTGGGCGATCGCCATGATCTAGCTGTCGCCAAATTTATTAGGACATAAAACCCAAGAATTGATTGGCGGCGCAAAGCGCCGCCAATCAATTCTTGGGTTTTGAAGTTTTTTGGGCTTTTACTGCCTGTGCGATCGCCTCTAGTACTTCATCACACCAGCCGACCCAATCTTCTTGGTAGCGAATTGCACGACGGATAATTAGATGCATATACAGATCCTTTAGCTCTAGAGATTCCAAATTTTTTGCAAAATGCTCGTCCATTTTTTTGACATGCAGTGCCATGTTTGCATGGAGTTGTCGCCGCCTTTCGATTTCGCGCATGGTCACTTGATGGGGAACTAAATGGGCGGCTAATCCCATTACGCCTAAATCTTCGCGCATTGCAGTTGGCTCAGTGGGTTGAACTAGCCAATCGGTGAGTTCTTGCAGTCCGCGATCGGTAATGGAATAGATTTTTTTATCCAGCCTGCCTGCCTGTGGAATCGCCTCATAGGTAACGCTGCCCTGCTTTTCTAGCTTGGCAAGTTCCGCATAAATTTGCTGCTGACTTGCTTTCCAGAAACAACTCCCAAAACCTTCAGCAAATTCTTTGGCGACTTCATAGCCACTGAGGGATTGCCGAGATAGGAAAGCAAGGATGGTTTGTTTGAGCGCCATTTTCGATCGCAAACTACTTGACGAATTTTATGGTTTAAGTATACATTGTTTTTTGTATTCAAAAACTTGAATACAAAAAACGGAGTTAAAAATGCAGAGTATTAATTCTCGTAAGCAATATCGCGCTAGCAACTTGACTAAGCGATACGGATCTTGGGCGATCGTGACGGGTGCTTCTTCAGGAATCGGGCGCGAGATAGCGCTGAGACTTGCGGAAGCAGGGCTAAATCTGGTTCTAGTTGCGCGGAGTAAACAGGTGTTGGAGCAAATGGCGGTTGATTGGCGCGATCGCTATGCAATCGAGGTAAAGATTCTGGCGGTTGATTTGTCGATGGATGCGGGAAACAGAATCATTTTGGAAGAAACGCAAAATCTAGACATTGGGTTGCTTGTTGCTGCGGCTGGGTTTGGGACTTCGGGTACATTTCTAGATTCTCCAATAGAAACTGAAATAGAAATGCTGAATGTTAATTGCCGATCGCTATTAGAACTAACTTGGCATTTTGGGCAAAGGTTCGCTAAGCGTGGTAATGGCGGCATCGTGCTGATGAGTTCAATTGTCGGCTTTCAAGGAGCACCCTTTGCGGCTCACTATGCCGCGACCAAAGCTTATGTCCAAACCTTAGCCGAAGCCCTATATGTGGAACTTGCACCGATGGGAATTGATGTGATTGCCTCTGCTCCTGGCCCTACTAATAGCGGTTTTGCGTCCCGTGCGGGGATGAAATTGGGAATGGCGTTAAATCCTGTTGATGTGGCTCAGGCAACCCTAAATGCTTTAGGCAAAAAGCCCACCATCCTTCCAGGATTCATCTCAAAACTGCTGACCTATTCCCTTGCATTTTTGCCACGTTGGGCGAGGGTGCAAATTATGGGAGGAGTAATGCGCGATATGACCAAACACCTGAGAGGTTAAACTCCATGAGCATTAGATTTCCAGTTCAATATTTACCACTAACGGCGATCGCGATCGCTTCTTTCAGCATTGGTGGTATCGCCTATGTGAACCTCTCCCAAAAATCTATTCAACCTGTTATTTCCGAAACCACTCCTAAATTAGAAACAGTTTCAGCATTGGGAAGATTGGAACCTGATGGCGAAGTAATTAAGGTGTTTGCACCCATATCGGGCGAAAGTGCGCGAATTGAACGGCTCAACGTGCAGCACGGGCAACAACTTCGCAAAGGAGAGATTATCGCCTATCTCGATAACTATGCTCCGCGTGCAGCGGCTTTGCGGGAAGCACAGGAAAGAGTTGTTGTTGCCGAAGCGCAATTAAGGCAAGTAGAAGCAGGGGCAAAGTCGGGGCAAATTGTGGCGCAGCAAAGAGTCGTCGATCGCATTCAAGTAGAGTTACAAACGGAAACTGCTGCACAAGAGGCGGCGATCGCAAGGTTAGAAGCCGAACTTCGCAATGCGGAACTAGAGGATCGGCGGTATCAATATCTTAAAACGGAAGGTGCTGTTTCTGCTTCCCTGCGCGATAGCAAACAATTAACTAGCGATACAGTACGCCAACAACTAAATGAAGCAAAGGCGCAGTTATCACGCATCGTGCGATCACGTCAGTCCCAAATCGCCGAGTCCCGCGCCACCCTCGACCAGATCGCCGAAGTTCGTCCCGTGGATGTGGAATTAGCGCGATCGCAGGTTGCTCAAGCAGAAGCAGGTGTGGCAAGAGCGAAAGCAGATTTGGATTTAGCAGTAGTGCGATCGCCCCAAGATGGACAGGTTCTCAAAATCCATACCCGTGCTGGGGAATTAGTTGGAAACAACGGAATTATTAGTTTGGGACAAACTCAACGCATGGTTGCGGTTGCTGAGGTTTACGAACTAGATATCAACCGAGTCAAGATCGGTCAATCCGCCACTG
This window of the Pseudanabaena sp. BC1403 genome carries:
- a CDS encoding urease accessory protein UreD, whose amino-acid sequence is MSVAWAGELELEFARKNLTTQLSRSYTVAPWKIQRSLYPEGEEICHCILLHTAGGLVGGDRLSAKIHLQPHTQALLTTATASKIYRSNGEESQQNIHIHIDEGASLEWFPQETIAFAESQYRQTTRIELGQDATCTMWEIVRFGRTARGEKFIDGNWRSHTEVWRDGCPLWIDRQYLTGNIEMLGSPNGLNNYAIAASFIFVGATIDTELIANIRSIWEQGNYDGMSGVTRSLAGLVCRYCGDSSSDARKWFQQIWQLLRVSYKNRAICIPRVW
- the ureA gene encoding urease subunit gamma, whose amino-acid sequence is MQLTPQEKDKLLIFTAALLAERRKAKGLKLNYPEAIAFITAEIMEGAREGRTVAELMSYGATLLTRDDVMEGISEMIHDVQVEATFPDGTKLVTVHQPIR
- a CDS encoding Uma2 family endonuclease, which encodes MIAIAETQGSQIKSKLTYEQFVGLRLTDGRYEFVDGEIVKVVNTRQHEDVIAFAYKKFDQEIDKLNLDFVVRQNVSIRTTKSNGAKQSRIPDLSVIDREFWRSNPSDYSPLQKPIQLAVEVTSNNWDDDYIDKFEEYQRLGIPEYWIVDYLAIASREFLGNPKIPTVFVNLLDENGKYQTSKFTGEDKIISRTFPELDLTAAEILNI
- a CDS encoding urease subunit beta, coding for MIVGEIIALEGDIELNAGREVITLKVGNSGDRPIQVGSHYHFYETNRALIFDRDRAKGTHLDIPAGTSIRFEPGDEKDVNLVPYVGTREIYGFNALVEGKLEN
- the ureC gene encoding urease subunit alpha is translated as MSYRMSRRAYAETYGPTVGDKVRLADTELFIEVERDYTTYGDEVKFGGGKVIRDGMGQSPITNANGAVDVAITNALILDWWGVVKADVGIKDGKIVAIGKAGNPYIQDNVNIIIGAGTEIIAGEGRILTAGGIDSHIHFICPQQIEVAIASGITTMIGGGTGPAVGSNATTCTPGPWNIYRMLQSADAFPMNIGFSGKGNSSKPEGLIEQVEAGVIGLKLHEDWGTTPATIDTCLSVADEYDVQVAIHTDTLNEAGFVEDTIAAFKNRVIHTYHTEGAGGGHAPDIIKICGEANVLPSSTNPTRPYTLNTLDEHLDMLMVCHHLDPSIAEDVAFAESRIRRETIAAEDILHDLGAFSMISSDSQAMGRVGEVIIRTWQTAHKMKVQRGVLSGTGGSVCADNFRAQRYIAKYTINPAITHGISEYVGSIEVGKIADLVLWHPAFFGVKPEMVIKGGFIAWAQMGDANASIPTPQPVYMRPMFGSYGGAIAKTSFTFLSQIAIERGIPSQLALKKQALAVKGTRNISKLDMKLNDALPHMEVDSETYEVRADGELLTCEPASVLPMAQRYFLF
- a CDS encoding PadR family transcriptional regulator codes for the protein MALKQTILAFLSRQSLSGYEVAKEFAEGFGSCFWKASQQQIYAELAKLEKQGSVTYEAIPQAGRLDKKIYSITDRGLQELTDWLVQPTEPTAMREDLGVMGLAAHLVPHQVTMREIERRRQLHANMALHVKKMDEHFAKNLESLELKDLYMHLIIRRAIRYQEDWVGWCDEVLEAIAQAVKAQKTSKPKN
- a CDS encoding SDR family oxidoreductase, whose protein sequence is MQSINSRKQYRASNLTKRYGSWAIVTGASSGIGREIALRLAEAGLNLVLVARSKQVLEQMAVDWRDRYAIEVKILAVDLSMDAGNRIILEETQNLDIGLLVAAAGFGTSGTFLDSPIETEIEMLNVNCRSLLELTWHFGQRFAKRGNGGIVLMSSIVGFQGAPFAAHYAATKAYVQTLAEALYVELAPMGIDVIASAPGPTNSGFASRAGMKLGMALNPVDVAQATLNALGKKPTILPGFISKLLTYSLAFLPRWARVQIMGGVMRDMTKHLRG
- a CDS encoding ABC exporter membrane fusion protein, with protein sequence MSIRFPVQYLPLTAIAIASFSIGGIAYVNLSQKSIQPVISETTPKLETVSALGRLEPDGEVIKVFAPISGESARIERLNVQHGQQLRKGEIIAYLDNYAPRAAALREAQERVVVAEAQLRQVEAGAKSGQIVAQQRVVDRIQVELQTETAAQEAAIARLEAELRNAELEDRRYQYLKTEGAVSASLRDSKQLTSDTVRQQLNEAKAQLSRIVRSRQSQIAESRATLDQIAEVRPVDVELARSQVAQAEAGVARAKADLDLAVVRSPQDGQVLKIHTRAGELVGNNGIISLGQTQRMVAVAEVYELDINRVKIGQSATVVSKNNAFSETLRGKVKEVGLQISKKDVLNTDPAAQFDARVVEVKILLDEPSSRLVSGLTNLSIQAAIDVRE